From Mustela erminea isolate mMusErm1 chromosome 1, mMusErm1.Pri, whole genome shotgun sequence, a single genomic window includes:
- the TLE5 gene encoding TLE family member 5 isoform X2 has protein sequence MMFPQSRHSGSSHLPQQLKFTTSDSCDRIKDEFQLLQAQYHSLKLECDKLASEKSEMQRHYVMYYEMSYGLNIEMHKQAEIVKRLNGICAQVLPYLSQEHQQQVLGAIERAKQVTAPELNSIIRQLQAHQLSQLQALALPLTPLPVGLQPPSLPAVSAGTGLLSLSALGSQAHLSKEDKNGHDGDTHQEDDGEKSD, from the exons ATGATGTTTCCACAAAGCAGGCATTCG GGCTCGTCTCACCTACCCCAGCAACTCAAATTCACCACCTCGGACTCCTGCGACCGCATCAAAGACGAGTTTCAGCTGCTGCAGGCTCAGTACCACAG CCTCAAGCTGGAATGTGACAAGCTGGCCAGCGAGAAGTCAGAGATGCAGCGTCATTATGTGATG TACTATGAGATGTCCTACGGCTTGAACATTGAGATGCACAAGCAG gcTGAAATCGTCAAGAGGCTGAATGGGATTTGTGCCCAGGTCCTACCCTACCTTTCCCAAGAG caccaGCAGCAGGTCTTGGGAGCCATCGAGAGGGCTAAGCAGGTCACCGCTCCTGAGCTGAACTCCATCATCCGG CAGCTCCAAGCCCATCAGCTGTCCCAGCTTCAGGCTCTGGCCTTGCCCCTGACCCCACTGCCCGTGGGGCTGCAGCCGCCCTCGCTGCCCGCGGTCAGCGCTGGCACCGGCCTCCTCTCGCTGTCCGCGCTGGGCTCCCAGGCCCACCTCTCCAAGGAAGACAAGAATGGGCATGATGGGGACACCCACCAGGAGGATGACGGCGAGAAGTCGGATTAG
- the TLE5 gene encoding TLE family member 5 isoform X1: MMFPQSRHSGSSHLPQQLKFTTSDSCDRIKDEFQLLQAQYHSLKLECDKLASEKSEMQRHYVMYYEMSYGLNIEMHKQAEIVKRLNGICAQVLPYLSQEHQQQVLGAIERAKQVTAPELNSIIRQQLQAHQLSQLQALALPLTPLPVGLQPPSLPAVSAGTGLLSLSALGSQAHLSKEDKNGHDGDTHQEDDGEKSD, translated from the exons ATGATGTTTCCACAAAGCAGGCATTCG GGCTCGTCTCACCTACCCCAGCAACTCAAATTCACCACCTCGGACTCCTGCGACCGCATCAAAGACGAGTTTCAGCTGCTGCAGGCTCAGTACCACAG CCTCAAGCTGGAATGTGACAAGCTGGCCAGCGAGAAGTCAGAGATGCAGCGTCATTATGTGATG TACTATGAGATGTCCTACGGCTTGAACATTGAGATGCACAAGCAG gcTGAAATCGTCAAGAGGCTGAATGGGATTTGTGCCCAGGTCCTACCCTACCTTTCCCAAGAG caccaGCAGCAGGTCTTGGGAGCCATCGAGAGGGCTAAGCAGGTCACCGCTCCTGAGCTGAACTCCATCATCCGG CAGCAGCTCCAAGCCCATCAGCTGTCCCAGCTTCAGGCTCTGGCCTTGCCCCTGACCCCACTGCCCGTGGGGCTGCAGCCGCCCTCGCTGCCCGCGGTCAGCGCTGGCACCGGCCTCCTCTCGCTGTCCGCGCTGGGCTCCCAGGCCCACCTCTCCAAGGAAGACAAGAATGGGCATGATGGGGACACCCACCAGGAGGATGACGGCGAGAAGTCGGATTAG